A single genomic interval of Nonomuraea rubra harbors:
- a CDS encoding spermidine synthase: protein MLFLELALIRWTGSNIVHLSYFTNFVLLGSFLGIGLGFLRVGRSQRQPYYSPIVLAVLTIVVLTFPVTVDRNTEGVLYWTSLSTNGPPAWAILPVIFCAAAVVLMGPAELVGRCFPELPRLEAYRYDLIGSLTGIAAFTALSFLSAPPVFWGLIAAICYGLLLVPKPRVLYVGLVTVPSLVVVGLLLAETLTAGAIWSPYYKVTTKQLVQVGIPVTDIAVNGIPHQQAVPAHARLQWEAQYGLPYERASKQPRDVLIVGAGSGTDVAIALSKGATRVDAVEIDPKLRELGGSVHPDKPYQDPRVTTHVTDGRAFLERTGDKYDLILFALPDSLTLVSGASSLRLESYLFTEEAMRAARAHLKPGGTFSMYNYYRESWLVDRLASTMQLAFGHKPCVDVVSTAGQQAVITAGLAAADQRCAAEWPGAAPGTPEPAGDDRPFLYLKEGTIPPIYVITLGLILIVSLLAVRVVAGPYRRMRPYADLFLLGVGFMLLETKSVTGFALLFGTTWVVNAIVFAGVLVAVLAAVEVTRRFRTPPLPVMYGVLFAGLLLAWLVPNEWLLALPVPLRAVAAVTVAFLPIFAANVVFAKRFAETADATTSFGANLLGAMVGGCLEYVALVIGYKGLLIVAALLYVGALALLPRKNSALA from the coding sequence ATGCTCTTCCTTGAGCTGGCACTGATCCGGTGGACCGGGTCCAACATCGTCCATCTCAGTTATTTCACCAATTTCGTGCTGCTCGGCTCCTTCCTTGGCATCGGGCTCGGTTTCCTGCGCGTGGGGCGCTCGCAGCGGCAGCCGTACTACTCGCCCATCGTCCTGGCCGTCCTGACCATCGTCGTGCTGACCTTCCCCGTCACCGTCGACCGCAATACCGAGGGCGTCCTGTACTGGACGAGTCTGTCCACCAACGGTCCGCCCGCGTGGGCGATCCTGCCGGTGATCTTCTGTGCCGCCGCGGTCGTGCTCATGGGCCCCGCCGAGCTGGTCGGGCGGTGCTTTCCCGAGCTGCCGCGCCTGGAGGCCTACCGGTACGACCTGATCGGCAGCCTCACCGGCATCGCCGCGTTCACCGCGCTGTCGTTCCTCAGCGCGCCGCCGGTGTTCTGGGGGCTCATCGCGGCCATCTGCTACGGCCTGCTGCTCGTGCCGAAGCCGCGGGTGCTCTACGTGGGGCTCGTGACCGTGCCCTCCCTGGTCGTGGTCGGGCTGCTGCTGGCCGAGACGCTCACCGCCGGGGCGATCTGGTCGCCGTACTACAAGGTCACCACCAAGCAGCTCGTGCAGGTCGGCATTCCCGTCACCGACATCGCGGTCAACGGCATCCCGCACCAGCAGGCCGTGCCCGCCCATGCCCGCCTGCAGTGGGAGGCCCAGTACGGCCTGCCGTACGAGCGGGCGAGCAAGCAGCCCAGGGACGTGCTCATCGTCGGCGCGGGCAGCGGCACCGACGTGGCGATCGCGCTGTCCAAGGGCGCCACCCGCGTCGACGCCGTCGAGATCGACCCGAAGCTGCGCGAGCTGGGCGGCTCCGTCCACCCTGACAAGCCCTACCAGGACCCGCGCGTCACCACCCACGTCACCGACGGCCGCGCCTTCCTGGAGCGCACCGGCGACAAGTACGACCTCATCCTGTTCGCCCTGCCCGACTCGCTCACCCTCGTCTCCGGCGCCAGCTCGCTGCGCCTGGAGAGCTACCTGTTCACCGAGGAGGCCATGCGGGCGGCCCGCGCCCACCTCAAGCCGGGCGGCACCTTCTCGATGTACAACTACTACCGCGAGAGCTGGCTGGTCGACCGCCTGGCCTCCACCATGCAGCTCGCCTTCGGGCACAAGCCCTGCGTGGACGTGGTCAGCACCGCCGGGCAGCAGGCCGTCATCACCGCCGGCCTGGCCGCCGCCGACCAGCGCTGCGCCGCCGAGTGGCCCGGTGCCGCCCCCGGCACCCCCGAGCCCGCCGGCGACGACCGGCCCTTCCTCTACCTGAAGGAGGGCACGATCCCGCCGATCTACGTCATCACGCTCGGCCTGATCCTCATCGTCAGCCTGCTGGCCGTGCGCGTCGTGGCGGGCCCGTACCGGCGGATGCGCCCGTACGCGGATCTGTTCCTGCTGGGCGTGGGCTTCATGCTGCTGGAGACCAAGAGCGTGACCGGGTTCGCGCTGCTGTTCGGCACCACGTGGGTGGTCAACGCGATCGTCTTCGCCGGCGTGCTCGTCGCGGTGCTCGCCGCCGTCGAGGTGACCCGCCGCTTCCGCACCCCGCCGCTGCCGGTCATGTACGGCGTGCTGTTCGCGGGCCTGCTGCTGGCCTGGCTCGTACCGAACGAATGGCTGCTGGCGCTCCCGGTCCCGCTGCGCGCGGTGGCCGCCGTGACGGTGGCATTCCTGCCGATCTTCGCCGCGAACGTGGTGTTCGCCAAGCGTTTCGCCGAGACGGCCGACGCGACCACCTCCTTCGGCGCGAATCTGCTGGGCGCCATGGTGGGCGGCTGCCTGGAGTACGTCGCGCTGGTGATCGGCTACAAGGGTCTGCTCATCGTGGCGGCCCTGCTGTACGTCGGCGCCCTGGCCCTGCTGCCCAGGAAGAACTCCGCCCTGGCGTGA
- a CDS encoding S8 family peptidase, producing the protein MRILIQLRPSPDLVAAVVDPGQTATTADVADGLPGVELDPAFTPVAVPRPVPAADGDPLSLSQPLDFSLAAEDASVLVRGTISDDELTARVALLPALRPDVVGVFADPVIESTPVCGGDPPSGDWHDVERLLNVPGLHAEGLDGDGVTVAVLDTGINAAHTARQLGRGVTLDAERCWSPSGVSGRPGEFEVDHGTMCAFDALIAAPQATLIDLPVLLSTRPGGSALDGLLSDAVAAFAHLRTVLDAQPAESRALVVNNSWGSFSPEWDFPVGHPGNYSDNAAHPFNLMVAALDKAGADVLFAAGNCGRDCPDGRCAYSGRPIVGANSHPKVLSVGGIDVNGERVGYSSQGPGRLTARKPDVCAYTHFLGSKAFGAGRPDSGTSAAAPVAAGLVAAVRSRWPASRLSPAQLRALLRRTAEDRSEVGFDYDYGYGTVDPAGIIAALQKRFRNGA; encoded by the coding sequence ATGCGGATCCTGATCCAGCTCCGTCCCTCCCCCGATCTGGTCGCCGCGGTCGTGGACCCCGGCCAGACCGCCACCACGGCCGACGTCGCCGACGGGCTGCCGGGCGTCGAGCTCGACCCCGCGTTCACGCCCGTGGCCGTGCCGCGCCCGGTGCCCGCGGCGGACGGCGATCCGCTCTCGCTCAGCCAGCCGCTGGACTTCTCCCTCGCCGCGGAGGACGCCTCGGTGCTGGTGCGCGGCACGATCTCGGACGACGAGCTGACCGCCAGGGTCGCGCTGCTGCCCGCGCTCAGGCCGGACGTGGTGGGTGTCTTCGCCGACCCCGTCATCGAGTCCACCCCGGTGTGCGGGGGCGACCCGCCGTCCGGCGACTGGCACGACGTCGAGCGGCTGCTGAACGTGCCCGGGCTGCACGCCGAAGGGCTCGACGGCGACGGCGTGACGGTGGCCGTGCTGGACACCGGGATCAACGCGGCGCACACGGCCAGGCAGCTCGGCAGGGGCGTCACCCTGGACGCCGAGCGGTGCTGGAGCCCTTCGGGCGTGTCCGGCAGGCCGGGCGAGTTCGAGGTCGACCACGGCACGATGTGCGCGTTCGACGCCCTCATCGCCGCCCCGCAGGCCACGCTGATCGACCTGCCCGTGCTGCTGTCCACCCGGCCGGGCGGCTCGGCGCTGGACGGGCTGCTGTCGGACGCGGTGGCCGCCTTCGCGCACCTGCGTACCGTGCTCGACGCCCAGCCCGCCGAGTCGCGGGCGCTGGTGGTGAACAACTCGTGGGGGTCGTTCTCCCCCGAGTGGGACTTTCCCGTGGGGCATCCGGGCAACTACTCCGACAACGCGGCGCACCCGTTCAACCTGATGGTGGCCGCGCTCGACAAGGCCGGCGCCGACGTCCTGTTCGCGGCCGGCAACTGCGGGCGCGACTGCCCGGACGGGCGCTGCGCCTACTCCGGCCGGCCGATCGTGGGCGCCAACTCGCATCCCAAGGTGCTGTCGGTGGGCGGCATCGACGTCAACGGCGAGCGGGTGGGGTACTCCTCGCAGGGGCCCGGGCGGCTGACCGCCCGCAAGCCGGACGTCTGCGCGTACACGCACTTCCTGGGCTCCAAGGCGTTCGGCGCCGGCCGGCCCGATTCGGGCACCTCGGCGGCGGCCCCGGTCGCGGCGGGGCTCGTGGCGGCGGTGCGCTCCCGCTGGCCCGCGAGCAGGCTGTCGCCGGCCCAGCTCCGCGCGCTGCTGCGCAGGACCGCCGAGGACCGCAGCGAGGTCGGGTTCGACTACGACTACGGTTACGGCACCGTGGACCCTGCGGGGATCATCGCCGCGCTCCAGAAGCGGTTCAGGAACGGGGCCTGA
- a CDS encoding DUF4190 domain-containing protein, producing MSYPEYGPGGYGPPPRSHPNGTVILVLGIVSLVACMLTGPFAWSMGNRALREIDESGYFYENRGMVQAGRICGIIGTVLLIITFSFVALGVTLGIIGAAMEGS from the coding sequence ATGTCCTATCCCGAGTACGGCCCCGGCGGTTACGGGCCGCCGCCGCGCAGCCATCCCAATGGCACGGTCATCCTCGTGCTGGGCATCGTGAGCCTGGTGGCCTGCATGCTGACCGGCCCCTTCGCCTGGTCGATGGGCAACAGGGCACTGCGCGAGATCGACGAGAGCGGCTACTTCTACGAGAACCGCGGCATGGTCCAGGCGGGGCGCATCTGCGGCATCATCGGCACCGTGCTGCTGATCATCACCTTCAGCTTCGTGGCCCTCGGCGTGACCCTGGGCATCATCGGCGCCGCCATGGAGGGCTCCTGA
- a CDS encoding ion transporter, protein MRERTRALLAHRHFQRFIIGVILINAATLGLETFPAVVAEYGTLLTVVDHVALYIFTAELAAKLYAERAAFARDPWNLFDTLIVAVAFASTNGGLSVLRALRILRVLRLLSVVPSLRRVVSALLRAMPGMSSIVVLLSLVLYVAAVMATKLYGQTAPDRFGSLPTSLFTLYQTMTGDDWGNIAREVMSRHPTAWIFFTIFILVCTFVVLNLFLAVVVSAMDEENAEERAALEDTSAHIMEDTRAHTQQILNELAELRKEVAELRGLREPAPSPGMKKARGKRSRSA, encoded by the coding sequence GTGCGTGAACGCACCCGCGCCCTGCTCGCCCACCGCCACTTCCAGCGGTTCATCATCGGCGTCATCCTGATCAACGCCGCCACCCTCGGCCTGGAGACCTTCCCCGCCGTCGTCGCGGAGTACGGCACACTCCTGACCGTCGTCGACCACGTGGCGCTCTACATCTTCACCGCCGAGCTGGCCGCCAAGCTCTACGCCGAGCGGGCCGCCTTCGCCCGCGACCCGTGGAACCTCTTCGACACCCTCATCGTCGCCGTCGCCTTCGCCTCCACCAACGGCGGCCTGTCGGTGCTGCGCGCCCTGCGCATCCTGCGCGTGCTGCGGCTGCTGTCGGTGGTGCCGAGCCTGCGCCGCGTGGTCTCGGCGCTGCTGCGCGCGATGCCGGGGATGAGCTCGATCGTGGTGCTGCTGTCGCTGGTGCTGTACGTGGCCGCCGTCATGGCCACGAAGTTGTACGGGCAGACCGCGCCCGACCGCTTCGGCAGCCTGCCGACCTCGCTGTTCACGCTCTACCAGACGATGACGGGCGACGACTGGGGCAACATCGCCAGGGAGGTGATGAGCCGGCACCCGACGGCGTGGATCTTCTTCACCATCTTCATCCTCGTGTGCACGTTTGTCGTGCTCAACCTCTTCCTGGCGGTCGTGGTGAGCGCGATGGACGAGGAGAACGCCGAGGAGCGGGCGGCCCTGGAGGACACCTCCGCGCACATCATGGAGGACACCAGGGCCCACACCCAGCAGATCCTCAACGAGCTGGCCGAGCTGCGCAAGGAGGTCGCCGAGCTGCGCGGCCTGCGCGAGCCGGCCCCCTCCCCCGGTATGAAGAAGGCCCGGGGGAAGCGGTCACGGTCCGCGTGA
- the rpsD gene encoding 30S ribosomal protein S4 encodes MRYTGPKVRLSRRAGVPLTRKAVRYFEQRPYPPGEHGRKTNRRNTGDYGLRLMEKQKLRWYYDVSERQLRRYWDLAVRKSGASGAELVTILETRLASLVLRAGLAPSIYAARQYISHGHIAVDGRKVDIPSYLVKPGQVISVRERSRQMQPFVAAAEGIHADDRTAAYLSVELPELRFTLVSRPQREQIAIPVDEQLVVEFYSR; translated from the coding sequence GTGCGCTACACCGGCCCGAAGGTGCGACTGTCGCGTCGCGCGGGCGTCCCGCTGACCAGGAAAGCCGTCCGCTACTTCGAACAGCGCCCCTACCCGCCGGGCGAGCACGGCCGCAAGACGAACCGCCGCAACACCGGCGACTACGGCCTGCGTCTGATGGAGAAGCAGAAGCTGCGCTGGTACTACGACGTGTCGGAGCGGCAGCTGCGCCGCTACTGGGACCTCGCCGTGCGCAAGTCGGGCGCCTCCGGCGCCGAGCTGGTCACGATCCTCGAGACCCGCCTGGCCTCGCTGGTGCTGCGGGCCGGCCTGGCGCCGTCGATCTACGCGGCCCGCCAGTACATCAGCCACGGGCACATCGCCGTGGACGGCCGCAAGGTGGACATCCCGAGCTACCTGGTCAAGCCGGGCCAGGTCATCTCGGTGCGGGAGCGCTCGCGCCAGATGCAGCCGTTCGTGGCTGCCGCGGAGGGCATCCACGCCGACGACCGCACGGCCGCGTACCTGTCGGTCGAGCTGCCGGAGCTGCGCTTCACGCTGGTCAGCCGGCCGCAGCGCGAGCAGATCGCCATCCCGGTGGACGAGCAGCTCGTGGTGGAGTTCTACTCCCGCTAA
- a CDS encoding DUF2470 domain-containing protein: MLPIPERVRTLAATADVAKLSVDGAPSPARGGVDERGRPILLVRPGETLHGLRADAVVAVNLTAMRQLGTVTHPRGLIEVQGWAEAVPEAEARSAAVAVAEHTADEALFDALERFGQPDAPRLLRLDVGQVVYLTGQESGVLDADDYLGAAPDPLTETAERVLAHVNSSHRAQLTAGVTQQLGEPAADVWLWELDRFGATVRVDESLVRFPWPTPARSGLCLETALRGLLCTC; the protein is encoded by the coding sequence ATGCTGCCGATCCCCGAACGGGTCCGCACCCTCGCCGCGACGGCCGACGTCGCCAAGCTCTCCGTTGACGGCGCCCCCTCCCCCGCGCGCGGCGGCGTGGACGAGCGCGGCCGCCCCATCCTGCTCGTCCGGCCCGGCGAGACCCTGCACGGGCTGCGCGCGGACGCGGTCGTCGCGGTGAACCTGACGGCGATGCGGCAACTGGGCACCGTCACCCACCCGCGCGGGCTGATCGAGGTGCAGGGCTGGGCGGAGGCCGTACCGGAGGCCGAGGCGCGCTCGGCGGCCGTGGCGGTGGCCGAGCACACCGCGGACGAGGCCCTGTTCGACGCGCTGGAGCGCTTCGGGCAGCCCGACGCGCCCCGGTTGCTGCGGCTGGACGTGGGGCAGGTGGTCTACCTGACCGGGCAGGAGTCGGGCGTGCTGGACGCCGACGACTACCTGGGGGCGGCACCCGATCCGCTCACCGAGACGGCGGAGCGGGTGCTCGCCCACGTCAACTCCTCCCACCGGGCCCAGCTCACCGCCGGGGTCACCCAGCAGCTCGGGGAGCCCGCCGCGGACGTGTGGCTGTGGGAGCTGGACCGGTTCGGGGCCACGGTGCGGGTGGACGAGTCGCTGGTGCGCTTCCCCTGGCCCACGCCCGCGCGTTCCGGCCTGTGCCTGGAGACGGCACTGCGAGGGCTGCTGTGCACCTGCTGA
- a CDS encoding multicopper oxidase family protein, with product MNRRQFLAIAALSGLASTTACGPGERPATADPAAFRTELRVPPLLKPEVDRNGTRHFALTMQRGRSELLPGRPVETWGFNGPYLGPTIRAARGDRVRMTVTNRLAEASTVHWHGMRLPAKMDGGPHQLIEPGGTWSPHWTIDQPAATSWYHPHPHGQTARHVYRGLAGLFIVDDGDTPGLPSAYGIDDVPLILQDKEFAEDGSPAGDVLSGTFGLLGDHVLVNGVHAPLMNVRAERVRFRVLNGSNARRYHLTFADGRRFHVVGGDAGLLPAPVEVERVSLSPGERAEVVVAFAPGEQVFLRTVSGGDDLDEGDFDLLKLVAAERLTPSPGLPARLAAPETIAVPANARVRRFRLNGHDAINGKEMDLSRIDEVVPAGATEIWEIENTVYAHNFHIHEVAFQVLDVDGEKPAAYASGHKDTVYVPPKSTVRLAVRFGGFTDPATPYMYHCHILRHEDSGMMGQFVIVEPGTESQVSRTIATAHLSH from the coding sequence ATGAACCGTCGACAGTTCCTCGCCATCGCCGCGCTCTCCGGCCTGGCCTCCACCACCGCCTGCGGTCCGGGCGAGCGGCCCGCAACGGCCGATCCGGCCGCCTTCCGTACGGAGCTGCGGGTGCCACCGCTCCTGAAACCCGAGGTGGACCGGAACGGGACGCGGCACTTCGCCCTGACGATGCAGCGGGGCCGCAGCGAGCTCCTGCCGGGCAGGCCGGTCGAGACCTGGGGGTTCAACGGCCCGTACCTCGGCCCCACGATCCGGGCGGCCCGCGGCGACCGGGTGCGCATGACGGTCACCAACCGGCTGGCCGAGGCGAGCACCGTGCACTGGCACGGCATGCGGCTGCCCGCGAAGATGGACGGCGGCCCGCACCAGCTGATCGAGCCGGGCGGCACGTGGAGCCCGCACTGGACGATCGACCAGCCCGCCGCCACGTCCTGGTACCACCCGCACCCGCACGGCCAGACGGCCAGGCACGTCTACCGCGGCCTGGCCGGCCTGTTCATCGTCGACGACGGGGACACGCCGGGCCTGCCCTCGGCGTACGGGATCGACGACGTGCCCCTCATCCTTCAGGACAAGGAGTTCGCCGAGGACGGCTCGCCGGCCGGCGACGTGCTGAGCGGCACCTTCGGCCTCCTCGGCGATCACGTGCTGGTCAACGGCGTGCACGCGCCGTTGATGAACGTGCGCGCCGAGCGGGTGCGCTTCCGGGTGCTCAACGGCTCGAACGCCCGCAGGTACCACCTCACGTTCGCCGACGGGCGCCGGTTCCACGTCGTCGGCGGCGACGCCGGCCTGCTGCCCGCGCCGGTCGAGGTGGAGCGGGTCTCGCTCTCACCGGGGGAGCGCGCGGAGGTCGTGGTCGCGTTCGCGCCCGGCGAGCAGGTGTTCCTGCGCACGGTCTCAGGCGGCGACGACCTCGACGAGGGCGACTTCGACCTGCTGAAGCTGGTCGCGGCGGAGCGGCTCACCCCCTCGCCCGGCCTGCCGGCCCGCCTGGCCGCGCCGGAGACGATCGCCGTCCCCGCGAACGCCAGGGTCCGCCGGTTCCGCCTGAACGGGCACGACGCCATCAACGGCAAGGAGATGGACCTGTCCAGGATCGACGAGGTGGTCCCGGCCGGCGCCACCGAGATCTGGGAGATCGAGAACACCGTGTACGCCCACAACTTCCACATCCACGAGGTGGCGTTCCAGGTGCTCGACGTGGACGGGGAGAAGCCGGCGGCGTACGCGAGCGGCCACAAGGACACCGTCTACGTGCCGCCGAAGAGCACCGTGCGGCTCGCGGTGCGGTTCGGCGGCTTCACGGACCCGGCCACGCCGTACATGTACCACTGCCACATCCTGCGGCACGAGGACTCCGGCATGATGGGCCAGTTCGTGATCGTCGAGCCTGGCACCGAGAGCCAGGTGTCGCGCACGATCGCCACCGCTCACCTGTCGCACTGA
- a CDS encoding sensor histidine kinase, translated as MALSSLGAARPGELSPVRLVLAFIAVTGLLRVSFYFTVQEFDPLTVACVAVVAALQIPISLPGRRRLSLALLPVQAAVNYLPLLADPESWEVGGSGFVAASALLVVSGPPAWLILGLVAALECAVALAHDRLPYLVYYAIIAPINVGLMLYGISSLAVLLDQVSRERSELAARAGAVERLRLWGRIHDLVVRNVAAVDRLTREAREASSRGDAAAVRAAVGTAVTLAREALGRVRSLPPADETIEVPPREDDGRLLRLATPILLITHVLFIGQAVFYFVADAERGPGFTHAGYLVLFPLTFALQFWHLAALRSGVRRRTLAWTLTAHALAIYAPLALGEGSGLLASGFFAGVLLLYLPWRVAWPLCVVMSGVAAAEEALSLGPVAALYPFFSVLNTALAVYGLTRLVELVGELSRTRAELVEVAALRERLKVGRDVHDLLGRGLTTIVLHAELALRLLGTDPGQAGGRSGRQRTDADAQLERLAGAARAALSDSVRLNAPGLPLSLEAEIGSAGAVLEQAGVRVRIDAAPVTGTAGPVLAVVLREAVTNVLKHGTPAECTIELAVADGQVRLRVTNDGATASQEVRLRVTNDGASDGQEPAYGSGLRNLRARVAAIGGELATTRTGDRFELLARAPVDHEDLTITR; from the coding sequence ATGGCGCTGAGCTCGCTCGGCGCGGCTCGCCCAGGCGAGCTGAGCCCGGTCCGTCTGGTGCTCGCGTTCATCGCCGTGACCGGCCTCCTGCGGGTGAGCTTCTACTTCACCGTGCAGGAGTTCGACCCGCTGACCGTGGCCTGCGTGGCCGTGGTCGCCGCGCTCCAGATTCCGATCTCGCTGCCGGGCCGCAGGCGGCTGTCCCTCGCGCTCCTCCCCGTGCAGGCCGCGGTGAACTACCTCCCGCTGCTCGCCGACCCCGAGAGCTGGGAGGTGGGCGGTTCGGGGTTCGTCGCGGCCTCGGCCCTGCTCGTGGTGAGCGGCCCTCCCGCGTGGCTGATCCTCGGCCTGGTCGCGGCCCTGGAGTGCGCCGTCGCGCTCGCCCACGACCGCCTCCCGTACCTGGTCTACTACGCGATCATCGCCCCGATCAACGTCGGCCTGATGCTGTACGGCATCAGCAGCCTCGCCGTCCTGCTGGACCAGGTGAGCCGGGAACGGTCCGAGCTGGCCGCCAGGGCGGGGGCGGTCGAGCGGCTGCGGCTGTGGGGGCGGATCCACGACCTCGTCGTACGGAACGTCGCCGCCGTCGACCGCCTCACCCGGGAGGCGCGGGAGGCGTCCAGCAGGGGCGACGCGGCGGCGGTGCGAGCGGCGGTGGGGACGGCGGTGACCCTCGCGCGGGAGGCGCTGGGCCGGGTACGGTCCCTGCCGCCCGCCGACGAGACGATCGAGGTCCCGCCCCGCGAGGACGACGGCCGCCTCCTGCGCCTGGCCACGCCGATCCTCCTCATCACCCACGTGCTGTTCATCGGGCAGGCGGTCTTCTACTTCGTCGCGGACGCGGAGCGCGGCCCCGGCTTCACGCACGCCGGCTACCTGGTGCTCTTCCCGTTGACGTTCGCCCTGCAGTTCTGGCATCTGGCCGCGCTGCGGTCGGGCGTCCGGCGCAGGACGCTGGCCTGGACCCTGACCGCGCACGCGCTCGCCATCTACGCGCCGCTGGCACTGGGCGAGGGCTCGGGGCTGCTCGCTTCGGGGTTCTTCGCGGGGGTTCTCCTGCTGTACCTGCCGTGGCGGGTGGCGTGGCCGCTCTGCGTGGTGATGAGCGGCGTCGCGGCGGCCGAGGAGGCGCTCTCCCTGGGACCGGTGGCTGCTCTCTATCCGTTCTTCAGCGTCCTGAACACCGCCCTGGCGGTGTACGGCCTCACCCGGCTGGTGGAGCTCGTCGGCGAGCTCAGCCGCACCCGGGCCGAGCTCGTCGAGGTGGCGGCCCTGCGCGAACGGCTCAAGGTGGGCAGGGACGTCCACGACCTGCTCGGCCGGGGCCTCACCACGATCGTCCTGCACGCGGAGCTGGCGCTGCGGCTGCTCGGCACCGATCCCGGCCAGGCAGGCGGCCGGTCCGGACGGCAACGCACCGATGCGGACGCGCAGCTCGAACGCCTGGCCGGAGCGGCGCGCGCGGCACTCTCGGACAGCGTGCGGCTGAACGCTCCCGGCCTGCCCCTGTCCCTGGAGGCGGAGATCGGCTCCGCCGGGGCCGTGCTGGAGCAGGCGGGCGTGCGGGTACGCATCGACGCGGCACCCGTGACCGGGACGGCAGGGCCGGTGCTCGCGGTGGTGTTGCGCGAGGCGGTCACGAACGTGCTCAAACACGGCACCCCGGCCGAGTGCACCATCGAGCTCGCCGTGGCGGACGGCCAGGTACGGCTCCGCGTCACCAACGACGGGGCCACGGCGAGCCAGGAGGTACGGCTTCGTGTGACCAACGACGGGGCCTCGGACGGGCAGGAGCCGGCGTACGGCTCGGGCCTGCGGAACCTGCGCGCCCGCGTGGCCGCCATCGGCGGCGAGCTGGCCACCACCCGGACCGGCGACCGCTTCGAGCTGCTCGCCCGCGCCCCGGTCGATCATGAGGATCTCACGATCACGAGGTGA
- a CDS encoding response regulator transcription factor, with protein MIRVLLAEDMHLVRGALVALLDLEPDIKVVAEAATGDEIVPKALEHEPDVAVLDVELPGVDGLTAAAELRRRLPGCRVLIVTGYGRPGNVRRAFAAQAAGFMVKDAPPGQLADAIRRVAAGERVVDPQLAVAALEAVESPLKPRELEVLRRFAEGEDVEQIAQALFLSAGTIRNYLTQIVTTLHARNRLHAVRIAQDAGWL; from the coding sequence ATGATCCGGGTTCTGCTCGCCGAGGACATGCACCTCGTCCGCGGCGCGCTGGTCGCGCTGCTCGACCTCGAACCCGACATCAAGGTCGTCGCCGAGGCGGCGACCGGTGACGAGATCGTCCCCAAGGCGCTGGAACACGAGCCCGACGTGGCGGTGCTCGACGTCGAGCTGCCCGGCGTCGACGGGCTCACTGCCGCGGCCGAGCTGCGCAGGCGGTTACCTGGCTGCCGGGTGCTGATCGTGACCGGTTACGGCCGGCCCGGCAACGTGCGCAGGGCGTTCGCGGCGCAGGCGGCCGGGTTCATGGTGAAGGACGCCCCGCCCGGTCAGCTCGCCGACGCGATCAGGAGGGTCGCGGCGGGGGAGCGGGTGGTCGATCCGCAGCTCGCCGTGGCGGCGCTGGAGGCGGTCGAGAGCCCGCTCAAGCCGCGCGAGCTGGAGGTGCTCAGGCGGTTCGCCGAAGGTGAGGACGTGGAGCAGATCGCGCAGGCCCTGTTCCTGTCCGCGGGCACCATCCGCAACTACCTCACCCAGATCGTCACCACGCTGCACGCCCGCAACCGGCTGCACGCCGTGCGGATCGCCCAGGACGCCGGGTGGCTCTGA